A single Drosophila miranda strain MSH22 chromosome XR, D.miranda_PacBio2.1, whole genome shotgun sequence DNA region contains:
- the LOC108152603 gene encoding uncharacterized protein LOC108152603 isoform X2, whose amino-acid sequence MRDFSMIYKDESSFYDDTLTPSIFLKIFVEVNCIKADAVLNLILSQRSAHKSAAAAFNQLPRLKRGVVAAVTASGKT is encoded by the exons ATGAGGGACTTTAGCATGATCTATAAGGATGAAAGTAGCTTCTATGATGACACCTTAACACC GAGCATCTTTCTCAAGATCTTCGTGGAGGTCAATTGCATTAAGGCGGACGCCGTATTGAACCTCATACTCAGCCAAAGAAGTGCGCACAAATCTGCTGCAGCTGCGTTCAATCAACTTCCAAGACTCAAGAGAGGAGTTGTGGCTGCTGTCACTGCCAGTGGAAAAACTTAA
- the LOC108152603 gene encoding uncharacterized protein LOC108152603 isoform X1, translated as MHLVFADICGIRLGAHLFLRCLSIHLVFRCRRCVAAIKEENSGMRDFSMIYKDESSFYDDTLTPSIFLKIFVEVNCIKADAVLNLILSQRSAHKSAAAAFNQLPRLKRGVVAAVTASGKT; from the exons ATGCACCTGGTATTTGCAGATATCTGTGGAATTCGTTTGGGAGCACA TCTTTTTCTTCGCTGTTTGTCTATCCATCTGGTTTTCCGCTGCCGTCGCTGCGTTG CCGCCATTAAAGAAGAGAACAGTGGCATGAGGGACTTTAGCATGATCTATAAGGATGAAAGTAGCTTCTATGATGACACCTTAACACC GAGCATCTTTCTCAAGATCTTCGTGGAGGTCAATTGCATTAAGGCGGACGCCGTATTGAACCTCATACTCAGCCAAAGAAGTGCGCACAAATCTGCTGCAGCTGCGTTCAATCAACTTCCAAGACTCAAGAGAGGAGTTGTGGCTGCTGTCACTGCCAGTGGAAAAACTTAA
- the LOC108152602 gene encoding beta-1,3-galactosyltransferase 5, translated as MPQNKQKSQQHHQQRSANSSSNSNSHWSHSMMDKRSLCLLVICVNLCLVIWLVSVQQPQMLETEAPASAAALTAEKDVDVSSETEESPPTPPPPPCGKERVGRESRSWSRSWSRSWSSKPNQIHDTPSRIPSYNDSLDLSLTSQAAAPRTPAPQVFTNLMDLHNFAYLMNQPPCDARVQALILVHTSPYNHQKRALIRQTWAEKKYIERTPLRVLFLLADVWHERPSWQHFLNQENAKNGDMVQGNFKDDYRNMTYKHVMALKWFNENCPQAQLLVKVDDDVYMNTPQLVKYLKDPTRAEHDLLLDPNLLLCRPVKAPRVKRSYRSKWRVTYKEFPYRYYPDYCPGFAIVYAPDVARRLFKAAQKAKYFWVDDALITGVLAKETHTKITSLQHVIGKTDTMQLIAGQIGFDYKEFLFAFHGIQPHMCNSLWDLTVETNYTLETSPSASSAASSSPALSANTSAMSTGLS; from the exons ATGCCACAAAATAAGCAAAAGTCACAGCAGCATCATCAGCAACGTTCCGCaaatagcagcagcaacagcaacagccattGGAGCCACAGCATGATGGATAAACGATCCCTCTGCCTGCTGGTCATCTGCGTGAATCTCTGTCTCGTGATCTGGCTGGTGAGCGTGCAACAGCCACAGATGCTGGAGACAGAGGCCCCAGCCTCAGCAGCAGCCCTGACAGCAGAGAAGGATGTGGATGTGAGCAGCGAAACAGAGGAGTCGCCGccgacgccgccgccgccaccatGTGGCAAAGAGAGAGTCGGGAGAGagagcaggagctggagcaggagctggagcaggagctggagcagcAAACCAAACCAAATACACGACACCCCTAGTCGCATCCCTAGTTATAACGATAGTTTAGATCTAAGTCTGACATCCCAGGCGGCGGCACCGCGAACACCTGCGCCCCAGGTCTTCACCAATCTGATGGATCTGCACAATTTCGCGTATCTGATGAATCAGCCGCCCTGCGATGCCCGTGTCCAGGCCTTGATTCTCGTGCACACCTCGCCTTACAACCACCAGAAGCGGGCGCTCATCCGACAGACGTGGGCCGAGAAAAAGTACATCGAGAGGACACCCCTAAGGGTACTCTTCCTGCTGGCGGACGTGTGGCACGAGCGGCCCAGCTGGCAGCACTTCTTGAACCAGGAGAACGCCAAGAACGGGGACATGGTGCAGGGGAACTTCAAGGACGACTACCGGAACATGACCTACAAACATGTGATGGCCCTCAAGTGGTTCAACGAGAACTGCCCCCAGGCCCAGCTGCTGGTCAAAGTGGACGACGATGTGTACATGAATACGCCGCAGTTGGTCAAATACCTGAAGGATCCCACGCGGGCAGAGCACGACCTGCTGCTAGACCCCAACCTGCTGCTCTGCAGGCCCGTCAAGGCCCCAAGGGTTAAGCGATCCTATCGC TCCAAATGGCGGGTGACGTACAAAGAGTTCCCGTATCGATATTACCCGGACTATTGTCCAGGATTCGCCATCGTCTACGCCCCAGATGTGGCGCGGCGGCTGTTCAAGGCCGCGCAAAAGGCCAAATACTTTTGGGTGGACGATGCCCTCATCACTGGCGTCCTGGCCAAGGAGACGCACACAAAGATCACCAGCCTGCAGCATGTGATTGGCAAAACGGACACCATGCAGCTGATTGCCGGACAGATTGGCTTCGACTACAAGGAGTTCCTCTTTGCCTTCCATGGCATCCAGCCGCACATGTGCAACAGCCTGTGGGATCTCACCGTGGAGACCAATTACACGTTGGAGACGTCTCCATCGGCCTCTTCAGCTGCTTCCTCCTCCCCTGCGCTCAGTGCGAATACCTCCGCCATGAGCACGGGCCTTAGTTAG